The following are from one region of the Quercus robur chromosome 1, dhQueRobu3.1, whole genome shotgun sequence genome:
- the LOC126691094 gene encoding acyl carrier protein 2, mitochondrial, protein MAMAMAMARSALVKKYLRVNVGVGVGVDSSPFNAIRRRFFSEEVRTSFKSEVTDRVISVVKNFQKVDPSKVTPNANFQNDLGLDSLDSVEIVMALEEEFGFEIPDKEADKINSINLAVEFIASHPQAK, encoded by the exons ATGGCGATGGCGATGGCGATGGCGAGGAGCGCATTGGTAAAAAAGTACCTGAGGGTGAACGTGGGCGTAGGCGTGGGCGTGGATTCTTCGCCCTTCAATGCCATACGGCGCCGTTTCTTCTCGGAGGAAGTGAGGACCTCGTTCAAATCGGAGGTCACCGATCGTGTCATCTCCGTCGTCAAAAACTTCCAGAAGGTCGATCCTTCCAAG GTCACACCAAATGCCAATTTTCAGAATGATCTTGGATTAGATAGTTTAGATTCTGTAGAGATTGTGATGGCACTTGAAGAAGAATTTGGGTTTGAGATCCCTGATAAGGAAGCAGACAAGATCAACTCCATCAATCTTGCTGTTGAATTCATTGCTTCTCACCCTCAGGCAAAGTAG
- the LOC126691083 gene encoding calreticulin-3-like produces MMEEHALAFALNNKLLLLLVLFLFSFLTRSSLSEIIFEERFEDGWQSRWVKSDWKKSEGKAGSFKHTAGKWSGDPDDKGIQTSADAKHYALSAKLPEFSNKNRTLVLQYSIRFEQDIECGGGYIKLLSGFVNQKKFGGDTPYSLMFGPDICGTQTKKLHVILSYQGQNYPIKKDLECETDKLTHFYTFILRPDATYSILIDNRERDSGSMYVDWDILPPRKIKDVKAKKPADWEDREYIDDPNEVKPEGYDSIPKEIPDPKAKEPDNWDDEENGAWKPPKVPNPAYKGPWKPKKIKNPNYKGKWKTPWIDNPEFEDDPDLYVLKPIKYVGIEVWQVKGGSVYDNVLICDDPDYAKQVVEEVFANREIEKEAFEEAEKVRKAQEEEEAQRAREEGERRRRERGYDRRYRDRYKDRYRRDRRDYMDDYHDEL; encoded by the exons ATGATGGAGGAACATGCTTTAGCTTTTGCTCTTAATAATAAGCTATTGCTTTTGCtagtgttgtttttgttttcctttctcACACGTTCTTCACTTTCAGAAATCATTTTTGAAGAGCGCTTTGAAG ATGGGTGGCAAAGTCGTTGGGTTAAATCAGATTGGAAAAAGAGTGAAGGAAAAGCAGGTTCTTTTAAACATACGGCTGGAAAGTGGTCTGGAGATCCTGATGATAAGG GTATTCAGACATCCGCTGATGCCAAACATTATGCTTTATCTGCAAAGTTACCAGAGTTCAGCAACAAGAACAGAACATTGGTCCTCCAATACTCTATAAGATTTGAGCAGGATATTGAATGTGGTGGTGGTTACATAAAGCTTCTTTCTGGGTTTGTCaatcaaaagaaatttggaGGGGACACTCCATACAG TTTAATGTTTGGACCAGATATATGTGGCACACAGACAAAGAAGCTTCATGTTATACTCTCCTACCAGGGCCAAAATTACCCCATCAAGAAGGATTTGGAATGTGAAACAGACAAGCTTACTCATTTCTACACATTTATTCTTAGGCCTGATGCAACATATAGCATCCTGATTGACAATCGGGAGAGAGATTCTGGAAGCATGTATGTAGATTGGGATATTCTTCCCCCACGGAAAATTAAGGATGTCAAGGCAAAAAAG CCTGCAGACTGGGAGGATAGGGAATATATTGATGATCCTAATGAGGTTAAACCTGAG GGATATGATTCAATTCCAAAAGAAATTCCAGACCCAAAAGCTAAAGAG CCTGATAACTGGGATGATGAAGAGAATGGTGCGTGGAAACCCCCAAAGGTACCTAATCCAGCGTATAAAGGACCATGGAAGCCCAAG AAAATTAAGAACCCCAATTATAAAGGAAAATGGAAGACTCCTTGGATTGATAATCCAG AGTTTGAAGATGACCCTGATCTTTATGTGCTTAAGCCAATTAAGTATGTAGGAATTGAGGTTTGGCAG GTAAAGGGTGGGTCAGTTTACGACAATGTTTTGATCTGTGATGACCCAGATTATGCAAAACAAGTTGTGGAAGAAGTATTTGCAAACAGGGAG ATTGAAAAAGAGGCCTTTGAGGAAgcagagaaagtgagaaaagcACAAGAGGAAGAG GAAGCTCAAAGAGCAAGAGAAGAAGGTGAAAGGAGGAGAAGAGAGCGGGGTTATGATCGACGGTACAGGGATAGATATAAGGACAGATACAGAAGG GACCGTCGTGATTACATGGATGATTACCAT GATGAGCTTTGA
- the LOC126712804 gene encoding uncharacterized protein LOC126712804, whose product MASKHIQGNNIYNQIKRKKSIWKSIHALNGPSEEGIEDEDEDNEEGEAHDDDNEDEDNEEGEAHNDDNRDEDEGDEEGEAHDGDNEGGEAHDDDNENQDNEESVEVFDEENIHGGEAFHNEDIEDNKEALEGDYDDSYG is encoded by the exons atggcatcaAAGCATATTCAAGGCAACAACATATACAATCAAATCAAG AGGAAGAAGAGTATTTGGAAGTCTATCCATGCACTAAATGGTCCAAGTGAAGAAGGaattgaagatgaagatgaagataatGAAGAGGGAGAAGCccatgatgatgataatgaagaTGAAGATAATGAAGAAGGAGAAGCCCATAATGATGATAATAGGGATGaag atgaaggtgatgaagagGGAGAAGCCCATGATGGTGATAATGAAGGGGGAGAAGCccatgatgatgataatgagaATCAAGATAATGAAGAGAGTGTAGAGGTCTTTGATGAAGAAAATATCCATGGAGGAGAGGCCTTTCATAATGAAGATATAGAAGATAATAAGGAAGCCCTTGAAGGAGATTATGATGACTCTTATGGATAG